Genomic DNA from Gossypium hirsutum isolate 1008001.06 chromosome A01, Gossypium_hirsutum_v2.1, whole genome shotgun sequence:
GCCCAACTGTGTTGAGCCCACTTCTTTCCCTAAATCCACTACTGATGAATCCATTCCCCTCTGGCCCACTGGCTTCCAACCCTAACCCTTGCTTTAAAATACTTTATTCCTCATTTAGGGTTTCTAGTGCCTAAAATCTTGTGTTAAGTTGCACATTCTCCTAAGCCTTGTCGATGTTTCTCCTCCACCCTTCAACTAGCATCGACATTTTTTTCTACTAACATCCAAGGGTCATAAGTGCCAAAGGTTGTTGAAGACTCAATTTTACTTGATTCTGTACCTATCACCTGCTCATCCTCTCCACTCGAAATACCTCATTCCATCCCTTTTTTgcctcattttttattttagacaAAATTTCTTGCATGTGTCCGTAGTGACCACATGAGAACCATACGATGGGCAAGTACTCGTATTCGATTCTTTGCAGTACTTCATTAACCAAAACTTAAGAAATCAAAGCCTTTTCAAGATTTAGATAGACCATCATTCTTGCGGATCTTCCCCAAACTCCATTGTCTGTGTTAAAATCTAATTTTGCAACCCTCCTTATCACCCCTCTTATTTCCTATAGGATTTTTCTTTTGTACATATGTCCTAGCAACTTAGAAGGTGAATCCATGCCATGACCACATTTGAGTAGGGCTATGAAGAATTAAAACCATACTCTATGGTTGCACCGTTAGGTATTGCCTGTATACAATCCAAGGTCCCTAGCATAGCACATTCTCAAAATCCTCAAGGTTCTAAAACTTGGCTAGGTAATAGCCATTCTCGATGTCCATTAATCAGAACGATTAAGATGGCCTTCATAACGAATAAATTTTGTTTTGGAGTGCAGCGTATTTGATGTTCCTTCCTAGAAGTTTAATTCCCACTGTATATGCCATGTCCTTAATGAGTATTTGATTTACCCATTCACATAAATTGATTGACAGGATGTCGTTAATTGAAGACTTCACGACATCTACATTCAGTAATTTAAAATCTCCATCATTGTCAAAGTTGTCCGCTGTTGCTACTTTCCTTTTAGCCCAAAAGCCAGTCCCCACCAAGTAGTCCTTCCAAGACCGAGGCTTCTTTAAAGCGAAAACCGCCTCCATTATGACATATGTATCACCCTATGTACCCTTGAGGTATACTTTCTTAGTCAATTGATTTTCGACTCCTTTTTCTTTATTGCTTTCTCGCTCCATAGACTTCATcataaaaaatttttattttattaattgaaattttaaatacaagTTTTTTACTAATTCAATTATAATTGAGAATTGACTTAAAAAGAACAATTCAAAATAAAGAcaataaaaataggaaaaagaaaatgcTCAAGAGTCAGACACGGAAAAACTGTTAAAAGAGAACATACCATTCATCCTTTTAGAAAGTGCGTCCCACCAATTAACAGACCGTTCTATCTCAAAAGAAGCAGAGGCATTTTCTTCAAGTCTCTTCTCTACTTTTCCTCTCTTCTTTAACCCTCTTGTAGGACCCATCAACCATTGAATCAAACATGGAAATGATTTTTAGTGGTTAAGGGAGGAAAGTACAGGCTATTTTGGTGGTTTCCGAAAAGGAAGGGGCTGTCAAACGATGGTAGCCTTTTATGGTGTGATTTGGGTAGGCTGATATGGGCCAGTGTCCAATGGCTCAGTTTGGTTGCGTGTAGAGACTGATAACGGGTTAAATTGTAAGAAAGCTACTGATCGGTGGCTATCAGTGGCGTCGAAGGGTGATGATACTAAATACCAATGGTGATAGGTTTTGGAATTATCTGAAGGTGCTCGATCTACGCTCACCTCACCATTGTTGGAACAATTTCTAGTTCACCATTGTTGAAACAGTTTATATTgtgtgaaataaaataaaataaaaataaagaacacacaaatttttacgtggaaaccctttcgggaaaaaatcacgggtagaggagaagaaaattcactatgtcaaattcaaatttttacaagaggaatagactatgtctatttataggcttgtaaagccatattctagtaagactgaaacaccttattctaatcaatatcaaatagatagaatttaataaggtttaaaaaaccttattctaaaataaaataaaagaagtgtaattctatatggattcttcttttattttattttaccactgtattttatttaaataaggattcaggtcacttaattctaacaatctccaccttgacacgaattctcaataaacaagttcttcatcgcgaactctcaacgaacaagttctccacctcttccataaaaactcttaagggtttaacttcaacaatgaacaccaaccaagtctaagcaatgctcaaacttggttataggaaatgaattagtcatcatatctgcaggattttcatgagtactaatttttctCACAATAATATccccacgagcaataatatcacgaacaaaatgataccgaacatcaatgtgttttgttctctcatgaaacatttgatcttttgtaagaaagatggcattctgactgtcacaaaatactgtgctgatttgaaggtcttcattgagttcactaaagagtcccttcaaccaaatagcttctttacaagcctcaataatcgccatgtactcagcttcagtggtagataaAGCgattgtagtttgcaaagtggctttccagcTAATTGTTCAACATCCAATAGTAAAGACAtgacctgtgagagatcttcttctatcaaggtctctaacaaaattagcatcaacatacccaattaTTCCATCTCttgttcttccaaactgtaagcaaaaaTCAGTAGTTCCTCGtaaatatcttaaaatccactaaactactttccaatgttctttaccgaaTTCGCAATATATCTGCTAACTACACTAACTACgtatgataaatctagacgtgaacaaaccatagcatacatgagagatccaactgcactagagtatggaacatgtaacatgtactcaatctcatcatctgattgtggagaaaaaaccgatgaaagtctgaaatgggctgctaataGAGTattaacaggcttagcactctgcatattgaacctgcaaagaagtttctcaatgtaccccttctgacttaggtacaatttacttgcttttctatctctgagaatctccataccaagtatcttctttgctggtcccaaacctttcatctcaaattcttcacttagttgggctttgacctttcttatctctcctttattttttattgctatcaacatgtcattaacataaagaagtagatacacaaaagaaccatcactgtttttcttaaagtaaacacaactatcaaaactacttcttttgaaatcatgagaagtcataaaggaatcaaacctcttgtaccactgccttggtgactgtttcaaaccgtaaagggacttttttaataagcaaacatagtcctctttttttgagactgtaaaacactctggttgttgcatgtaaatatcttcttcaagttttccatgcaaaaatacagtttttacatctaattgctcaagctctaaatcatgcatggccacaataccaagcaaagcttgaatcgaactatgcttcacaactggggagaacacatctgtgaagtctactcttggaatttgactgtaaccctttgcagcAAGCCTtgttttatatctgggttcttcaactcctggagtcccttctttatttttaaacacctatttacaacgaacagtcttcttacctttagaaagtttcacaagattccatgttttgtttttatgaagtgattccatctcctcttgcatagccaACATCTATTTTTCTGAGTCTTCATAGCTAACcgccttagaataattagatggctcttggtttgcacctatatcttcagccacatttaaagcacaaGCAACTAAATCAGcttcggcatacttctttggaggtttaatttctcttctagttctgtttttggcgatagagtgtTGTGGTGAaaaagcaactctattctcaatttttgtactagcttgaggagttgactctgtattaatctgatgctccacctatttttgattttctttattggaaaagTCTTTAAGAGAtgagttaggtagcatagcagtttcataaaaaacaacatctctgctaatcacaacttttctattttcaggacaccataacttatacccttttacaccagctttatcaccaataaaaatgcatttaatagatctaggttccaattttccattatcaacatgagcatacgtaggacacccaaaaatctttaaatcaaaataattagcaggattaccagaccatacctcttatgaagtctttttctcaatggcaacgatggggatcggttgatcaaaaaacatgcagtagaggctgcttcggcccaaaacgactttgataagttggcatttgacaacatacatcgaaccttctccatgatcgttctgttcattcgttccgCAACGCCATTTTACTGTAGAGTATGGCGAactatcaagtgtctcacgatcccttctgacttgtacaatctattaaactcattagaacagaactctaagccattgtctgtgcggaggtattttatttgttttcccgtttatttttcaatcataattttccaagacttaaatacgaaaaacacatcgcttttttgcttcaggaagaacgcccaaacttttctggaaaaatcatcaataaaggttagcatataattagctccacctctcgaagacactctggatggcccccgcagatcagaatgaatatactccaacattcccttcgtattatggattcctctggtgaatcaaactctcttttgctttctaaagacacagtgctcacaaaaattcagtttgtaaattccttgcccatcaagaagtcctcttttgctcaatttttcCATACCATTCTCattcatatgccctaggcgcatatgtcaaagtttagtaatatcatcatctaacaaggaagaggaagcgacagctgcatcaccagtatcAGTAGaacctgcaaaacatataacttggcaatctttctctgccctttcatcacaacaagggaccctttggaaatctttaaaaccctactttcagctgtgtatctgtacccttttgaatcaagagtactcaacgaaattaaatttcttttcaattctggaacatgtcatacgtcactaagtgttctaacaactccatcaaacatcttaactttaattgttccaacacctgtgattttacacgaagcattatttcccatcaaaacaacaccttcagacactgtttcgtaagttgtaaaccaatcctgattgggactcatgtggaaggtgcagcctgaatcaagtatccactcctagcttactttagaatcattgagaGAAgggactagaagttcaccatcgctgtagtcttctacaacatcagcttcaccggaattttctggttgtttttccttttgattcgcagcctcccttttaatcttattctgtaacttgtagcactcagatttaatgtgtcctttcttcttgcagaagttgcaagttttacctttgtttgaagactttgatctacccttagatttaccgcgaggattccgttcctttgtccttccacgatcatcatcagcattccaatcttgtctcccacgaacaatgagaccctctccttgagagtcgggtttaactacaagatgttttatcttatcatacgaggtcaaagaatcataaacctcatcaactgtgagaaactcgcagctatataaaatcgtgtctctaaaagttgaataagacgggagctacgaacaaagtagaatcaaccctagatcttccttatcatactgaacctccatggcctccaagtttgagagaatttctttaaacactgttaagtgttcgtgtacagacgcaccttcctccaaacgatgggtataaagacgttgcttcatatgcaacttgcttgttagagttttcgaaaTACAtaattgttctagcctcttccataatgcagcggcggtcttctctttcatcacttcttgcaaaattttgttggacaaatacagatgtaattgtgttaacacctttcgatccttacgcttcttctcttcatctgttaatgtcgaaggcatcttatctatccctagcaaggcatccttcagatccatctgcgcaagaactgcttgcatcttaatatGCCACAACgtaaatctggtgttgcgatctaacaacggaatttcatacttcaaagacgccattaccgtgatcgagatgaataacccggaagctcggataccaatttgtgaaaaaaataaaaataaaaataaagaacacgcaaatttttacgtggaaaccctttcgagaaaaaaccacgggcagaagagaagaaaattcactatgtcaaattcaaatttttacaagaggaatagactatgtctatttataggcttgtaaagccatattctagtaagactgaaacactttattctaatcaatatcaaatggatagaatttaataaggtttaaaaaaccttattctaaaataaaataaaagaaatgtaattctatatggattcttcttttatcttattttaccattgtattttatttaaataaggattggggtcacttaattctaacatattGGTCACCCCATTTGTCAGTTCCCCAAAAGATCTTTAAAAATGCATATAAAGGgtttttgttaatatattttataataattctaTAACAAGAAATTTCATAAATCCATCTATTTCAAatgaatatattcaaaataaaataaaataaacttaaaaaaattttaaactaaaatatcttatatatatttttaataaatttaatatattaagtctaatataaataaaaagacaTATCCTACAAAATGAAGTTAAAttcgtaattaaataaaaaatttcaaattcaaattcaataaaaTCGAATGCACCAATAATTGAAAAGGAAAATCTTATATTCTATATATTTAGGTTGATGAtaccaaatataaaatatttatcatcaGTATATTATGCAAATCAAATCATTAATATTGCATAAACattgtttttagaatttttataataacatgatgttcacaaatttaaaaagttaacaaaaaatatttgataaattgatttttccttcttgatttttttccttaattataCAAATCTTTAGTGATGGagacaataatttttttatataacttttaatttaatacatctatcaaataactaaataaatggatataatttaatttctattaaattaGAATTCTCCCTGTAAATCGTGGCATCTGATTTAGACTTAATTAGCCTAAAGTATTAGACTAAAACACCTGAGTATGAATTCTTTGATAGAGATCACTAACAGAACTGTTTGTCTTTGTGCATCAAGATAATAAAAGTCCTACCCTGTATGAACTCTATGAACTGAAATTTTGGTGCATTGTATCGTATTCCACTGTGTTCTCGGACCTTTTCTTTTTGATTAAGCTTAACGTGTTGATGACATGGTGGTGGTTCATTCAACTCTTTTCTATATCCTTCCCCGTTTTCGATCATTCTTTAAAAAACTGTTAATGCTATGAAGAACATTGCAGAAACTTTGTCTTAACATTGTCATTCACAAGGTAACACGCTACAAGCAAATTGGAGTTTCAAATACCGAGGAAAGGTAACAAATTACAGCTTCTACAAATTCTTACTTATTGAACAAGGTTTCATATTTTTCAGAGAAGTAAAGTGTAGGCAAAGAGGATCATTCATTCCTGAGTTTGAAAGGGTTTATATGTCTTGAGGCTTTGAATCAGTCCTTGAACAGATCCAGCAGCAGCAATGAGCGAAACCACCAAGCAAACCCAGCTAAGTATTTTTAGCCATATCCATCTGAATGAGTATTTGGGCGTTTTCGATTGCGCGATGTGCATCTCGATGGGAAAGTAGACTGTTAACGGCCAAAACGAGCCGGCTCCAATGAGACCCAAGAAATCATTGAAGAAAGGAAAGATCATGGCTACCACGGCTGTTATGATAACGTATGCCGTCCTCCATACCAACCTGAAGAAGTTGAGGTAGTAAATACCATAGAATGGAACATCAACAGCATGTTCACTTGTAATGAACTTGCTATTAGGCCAGTTCCTGGAACACCAACCCTCCACGAACCCGAATAAGGGTTGTGCAAAAACCTGGTATGCACCAATGAGATGGATGGCAATGCAGATGTTGGCGAAGTCAATCAGCCAAAAGGGTTCATAGAAACCAAACCCTGTAAGAAAATTCCCTGGTGCATCGTTGCCAAATGCTGCATATCCAATAAGACCGCAAAGTACATAAAATAAAGTGGTTGTCGAAACACCAATGCTACTTGCTCTTTTCATAGATTTGTTCTCTGGTGGGCTCGATTTGATCGTGTCCTGAAATCATGAAGTTGATATTTCTTAGGACAAAAAACATGGCTATTACTACGATTAGTCTGTCTTAATCCCAACAGtgctttttctattttctttttataaaagaaaaatagttaCTATCTATGGCGACCATTATTCCTAAGGCTGCACTTTGCAAAGTGATTCTTTCTTTAAGAGATGGGACACAAACAATTGGATGTTAAAACACCAACTAGATTGGACGTCACAATCTGTCGGTAATAAATTCATGATAATTGACAACACATTATAAAAAGAAACAGATGGTCCTGAAGTATTATAGTCCACCAGATTTATGGTCCTTAGGAATCTTGGTAATACCACTAACACTAacaaatttcaagtttttttttatcaattttcttttcaaatccattgtattttcttttatgttttattttttttaagtataattatttattcagCGATAAAAGTATCATAAATAGCTTATATTAAgagtaatattatattttatcttttttactaaaaaatgagtaaattaatcattgtatattaaattaaagagtaaacttattattttattgaaaattttatccatttttattgttaCCATTTGATCATTATATGTTAACATGAGGTACATGTGGCACGCTATGTGCCACTGTCTAGTTATTCTGTTAATCATGTCAGTTTTTAACcgtataaatgaataaaaattttaacacaaaagaccaatttgctcttaaatCTAATGTACAagaattaatttactcattttttaaattgaatagaCAAAATGTAATTCAACTTTTAATATAAGAGCCTTCATTATTCTTTTACCATTATTTGCTAGATTCACGGTAAAAAATCTAAGTAGTAATACCTAACAATCAATGATTTTAAAACGTTTTTGATTATATACGTAAGAATTAATTAACAAGGACAATGAAAGAGAACCCGTGAAGTTATTTTTGAGAACTAGCTACCACTATTGCATGCCgacatgttattatatatatgtttgttgtATCTGCGTAGTACACATATATTTGTATGTAAATGTAAAGTTGGAAATATACTTGCCTGAATCTCAATGAGAACAGTGGAGTAAGCATACGCAAAGGCAATGTCACCGATAGCTTGGAAAGTCCTCCAAACCTTTTCGGATCCCGACACATCAACCCCTACTGTTACACCAGTTAAGGATGTCCTTACATGTTCCCCACCTTGATGTCACAATTCATGCCATACAACAATTACTTAAGATTTTTAGATTGAATTTAAGCcactgaaaaacaaaaattttcatttttaatgaattttgtttttgttattttatatatgtggATATATATGATTTTACCTGCAACTTTGGCTATGGAGAGTCCTAGACCAATGGAAGAATAAGCGAAAGACATGATGGCAGCAACAATGGAGAGCCATGAAAGCTTGTCGAAGTTTGGGATTTGGCTTAGAACGAGTTGGATACAAGCAAAGATGACCATGAATGGGTAATTTGATGTTTGGCACTTCACATGATGTCCATGCTTGTGGAAGCAATTGGACCTTTTCACAGCCCTGATTACAACAAAGgtaagaaaattaatatttattaagataATTTACTATtgttttaagaaaaaagaaataattaactGATACATATAAACAAGTTATTGTGACTATAAATCTTCAAtgcttaagtaaaaaaaaataaaagtgttttaCTGAATAAGTTTTGCcccctttttacttaaaaaaatagtaaattaattcttatatgttaaattaaaaaatagatagaTTTTTTCGGTTCAAATTTTTATCtaattctactattaaaaatagACATGGTTGATAGAATAATCAGACAATTACACATGGCGTACCACATGTACTTCATATCGACATAGAGGGGTCAATTTTTAACCGTAgatatggataaaatttttaaccgaatgactaattttctctttaatctaatatatatagattaatttactcatttttttgaGTAAATGAGACAAAATTCACTCCAACTCATAGTACAAGGATCTCCATGATACTTTTTTTCGTATTTTGGATTTCA
This window encodes:
- the LOC107916709 gene encoding amino acid permease 6 → MAKQMQKTSMFIEQSPGDYENGDIQKNLDDDGRPKRTGTWVTASAHIITAVIGSGVLSLAWAIAQLGWVAGPAVLMAFSFITYFTSTLLADCYRAPDPVHGKRNYTYMDVVRAYLGGRKVQLCGLAQYANLVGITIGYTITASISMVAVKRSNCFHKHGHHVKCQTSNYPFMVIFACIQLVLSQIPNFDKLSWLSIVAAIMSFAYSSIGLGLSIAKVAGGEHVRTSLTGVTVGVDVSGSEKVWRTFQAIGDIAFAYAYSTVLIEIQDTIKSSPPENKSMKRASSIGVSTTTLFYVLCGLIGYAAFGNDAPGNFLTGFGFYEPFWLIDFANICIAIHLIGAYQVFAQPLFGFVEGWCSRNWPNSKFITSEHAVDVPFYGIYYLNFFRLVWRTAYVIITAVVAMIFPFFNDFLGLIGAGSFWPLTVYFPIEMHIAQSKTPKYSFRWIWLKILSWVCLVVSLIAAAGSVQGLIQSLKTYKPFQTQE